From Fusarium poae strain DAOMC 252244 chromosome Unknown contig_3, whole genome shotgun sequence, one genomic window encodes:
- a CDS encoding uncharacterized protein (TransMembrane:4 (i46-74o94-116i128-153o173-196i)): MRSPREPNEEANILPGPERDTMFIFCSVHSNPFPEATSPLSRIGRYALASVLFITELTLLMGVPATTGFLAWSTRNQLWPALNDAGLGKEAEEVLGYLVFDTIFLGLLIWGAVPVLTVSRMGGNRGRVLTYAAFGGMTVVFVGVSIRTMYLTWNWAVLFELATGDASLAGRCKFISLTLGVLLCLGCASAVIYSLYTAKLGTPSVIRQMLDDAAHLLCPDKMRVRRVADGDDEESMSKSAGVQLSRSP, encoded by the coding sequence ATGCGAAGCCCCAGAGAACCGAACGAAGAAGCGAACATCCTGCCCGGTCCTGAGCGTGACACAATGTTCATCTTTTGCTCCGTCCACAGTAACCCCTTCCCGGAGGCCACTTCACCTCTGTCGCGGATTGGGCGATACGCGCTTGCCTCCGTGCTCTTCATCACCGAGTTGACGTTGCTGATGGGCGTGCCAGCGACGACAGGCTTTCTGGCATGGTCTACTCGAAACCAGCTCTGGCCGGCTCTGAACGATGCGGGGCTGGGGAAGGAAGCAGAGGAGGTCCTGGGCTACCTCGTCTTTGACACGATATTTCTTGGTTTGCTGATCTGGGGTGCTGTGCCCGTTCTTACGGTGAGCAGAATGGGTGGCAATAGAGGAAGGGTGCTCACGTATGCGGCGTTCGGCGGGATGACGGTGGTGTTTGTCGGCGTCTCGATTCGTACGATGTACTTGACCTGGAACTGGGCAGTGCTTTTCGAGCTGGCGACCGGCGATGCGAGTCTGGCGGGACGATGCAAGTTCATCTCCCTCACgttgggtgtcctgctatgtTTGGGTTGCGCGTCGGCCGTCATCTACTCACTCTATACGGCAAAACTCGGTACGCCCTCGGTCATTCGGCAGATGCTGGATGATGCTGCGCACTTGCTTTGTCCCGATAAGATGCGAGTCAGGAGGGTAGCCGAcggagatgatgaggagagcaTGAGCAAGAGCGCCGGTGTCCAACTATCGCGTAGTCCGTAG